The Candidatus Rokuibacteriota bacterium genome includes a region encoding these proteins:
- a CDS encoding NADH-quinone oxidoreductase subunit H yields MSELLRAGVVAFVLLNAIILIVTYLTYLERKFAARLQSRIGPFYVGRPHGWLQPIADALKLMIKEDVVPATADRPVYNLAPIVFLVPSMLIFATVPFAPGLGLADLNIGLLFFLAVSSLEIVGLFMGGWGSNNKYALLSAMRAVNQIISYEVPFILTALIPVLLAGSLKLSAIVEAQQGLFGWFVFYPVIGQLAFLAFV; encoded by the coding sequence ATGAGCGAGCTGCTCCGCGCGGGGGTGGTGGCCTTCGTGCTGCTCAACGCGATCATCTTGATCGTGACGTATCTGACCTATCTCGAGCGGAAGTTCGCTGCGCGCCTCCAGTCGCGGATCGGCCCCTTTTATGTCGGGCGCCCCCACGGCTGGCTCCAGCCCATCGCCGACGCCCTGAAGCTCATGATCAAGGAGGACGTGGTCCCGGCCACCGCGGACCGGCCCGTCTACAACCTGGCCCCGATCGTCTTCCTGGTCCCCTCCATGCTGATCTTCGCCACGGTCCCCTTCGCCCCGGGCCTGGGGCTGGCCGACCTGAACATCGGCCTCCTGTTCTTCCTGGCGGTCTCCTCCCTCGAGATCGTGGGGCTCTTCATGGGCGGCTGGGGATCGAACAACAAGTACGCGCTGCTGTCCGCCATGCGGGCGGTGAACCAGATCATCTCCTACGAGGTGCCGTTCATCCTGACGGCGCTGATCCCGGTCCTCCTGGCCGGCTCCCTCAAGCTCTCGGCCATCGTGGAGGCGCAGCAGGGGCTCTTCGGCTGGTTCGTCTTCTACCCCGTGATCGGCCAGCTCGCCTTCCTCGCCTTCGT